The genomic region GATTCTATCTCTTCATAATATCTAAAATGATAATGCCACTGTTCAATTGTACCGCATAGTATTAATGAGAATAATAATTTATCTTTTCTCTAATAATATTCGTATCAAGGTCAAGAATCGTTGTAACATTACTCTGTACACTACTAGACTTGAATATTGCTTCCCAAGGaattaaataaaaaagtaaCATTATGGATTTTTCTTACGAGACAGTGATCATTGACCGCAGCGTGAAAATATGATCTGTTGCTCGTGGTTTCAGCTGCAACGTAACTTTTTACATGTACGTGTAACTCACTTTTGTCCTACTTATTCACGATCACTTTCTCGCGCTCGTACACGTGCTACGAACAAATCTACTCACGATCGGTTTTTATGTTGATACCTCGTCAAAATAAAAATTAGATTTTACCAGTATTAAACAAATGAAAAGACCACAAGTACCACTGTTTCGCGCACGATCGCTTGTCGGTCACCGAGAATTTCGATCGTTTCACTTTGAAAACTTCCCGtggagatatcgcgtctttcaCTGAAAATAAGATTGCACACGTTGCGCGTATGATCGGACAATGGCTATATCGGAACGACAATAAAGCGATAACGGCACCTAGTCCGATGGATAAGATAAGGCTATAAAAGATGCGTAGTATGGAAATATCCATTACAGTTCTGTTGGCGGAGGTGGTGTATCTACCCTTATTGCTTGCGAGTTACTTTCGGACGTTCACGAGCTTTGCGCGAAGAGAATCGACGGCGACGAACTCGTCGAATTGAAGAAGTATTTGGCACAAGATCGTGGTTGGCGTTGCTTGGCCGTTCTACAGCTTCTCGGCGTACGCGGTCTTTCTTGTGGTCGCGAGCTGGTAGCTTTACTCGTGGCTTTGTATCCGGTCGCCCTTCAAGAGGGAACGAGCAATAAAACAGCGCCTGCCTCATCGAACGGATCCGCAAATTCTACGGCGATCGCCGCTGTGCGCAATCCCTATGTAAAATTCTACTGTAACGACGACACCGTCGACACGGTAGATATCGTGCCGCACGTGAAACGTAAAGCGGCAAGATCTAATCGAAACGTTGTTTCCCACGAGGGCAATGTACCGTCTAGAAGAAGGACGAGTCATAGATATAGTATCGGTGCCAAGGTGCCGGTCCACCACAAGCAAAGATCGTTTGGAGTGCTCGAAGCGCGCCGTAACACGCCGGAAAGCGCGAGCAGCGAGTCCGAATTGCTGACGGACGGTGTAGATCAGGCACGATCGCTCACGCTCAAGATCCGCCTGAACCCTATGGATTTCGAGTACTTTACTTCCGTCGTTAGAAGTGACGAGGAGCAGAAGTGGCAAGCGGCCCTTTACGAGTTACCTGTCCGGCCAGCGAAGAAAACTCCGAGAGATTACGTAGACGAGAGAATCAAGGATGTTCTAGATGCCAAGATTAGCAACTTTGAGACGAGCCTTTTGATCATTCAATTGCTCCAAGGCCTACGAGATTACGATACACCCGCGGAACAAACACCGGCTGTACAGGTTCTAAAGTTTGCCTTGGATACGTTATGGTCACTGCAATTCGGTATAGACGGTACTGGTTTAACGGGCACGGAATGCGCCACGTTAAAAGCTGCGGCTGCGAGGCTCATGCTCACGGCACTGGAACGCGTATTGAGAGCGAACGAACCAACTACCGCTGTCATTCACAACGGTCTGTTGCCGATGACTCTGAGATTGCTCGAGGATGCTTGCAGCAAACCGGTGAACGTCCTCTCGCCGGAGGAAGGCTCTCTTCTGCAGGAGTACATATTCGCCACTATTTACGGAATCATAACTTTCCTTTATTGTCTACTGCACCAGCAAGGCACCGTGATTGAGAAACTATCAGATTTTCTGGAACTGTTTCAATTGTTCACAGAAAGTCAGGATGGGAAGCTCGTCGAGAGAACGATCTTTGCGATCGTCGACCTGCCCAGCGTCGATCCAGCGAGATCGGTGAGCCGTGCCAAAAAGGTCATCGATATGATAGGCGCGCTGACCAGCGGTTTAAAATCCGTTCGGCATGATATTTCGCACGCTGCTCATTGCAACAGATCGAAGCACAAATCCTGTGTCAATAACATTCAGATTCATCATCACTCGGATGTATTTGGAATACCATATACTCAGCCAATCGTTGGCATTGTTACGAAACAGGCATGCTGCATTTCGTCTCTTTTTATGACGCTCACTAATCTCCTCAAAGACTCTCATCCATTCGCCAGTGAGCTGCAAATTCGGTTAATTAAGGTCTCTATGGCGGCAGGCACCTGTTGCTGTTTTCCACCCAAAATGCTTATGACTAGTATCATAGCTCTTTTGAAAAGGCACGATCCGACAACTTATGCTCCAGTCGTGGCGTTTCTCGAGCGCATTTTCTTCAAGGAACTCGGTGCTTACATGGAATCGGATGTATGCACTACCTGCGACAGGTCTACAACATTTCCGTGGGACTTCTTGGAAATGTACGCAGATTTATTGGCGCCAGACGATCCGAAGCTATGTTACGCTATAATGGCCCATCTTCTAAAGATTGGGAGCTGTTCCAAGTTCCACGTTAGACGAGAATTGCTCTTGAAAGTATTCTACCCGACCTTCTTGAAAGCTAAAACCTATTACGCTGCTGACAAAGGGAACGTGACCGCAAAGTTTCTCATTCAGTCTTGTCTCTCCGCGATGTCCAGTCTGGTCGTGAACACGCAAATATGCGATGGGTTCACCGAGATTAATGGGTTGGAAGAAGCATTGACTTTATTATCGGATACAGCTTTTACACGTAATGTTTACGCTCTGTTGGAAATCACCGTCATTATTGAAATTTGGAAGACAAGTCTCGTAGAATGTGATTCAATAGAATCGGAGAAATCTTCACTTAAGTCTTTATTCCATTCCCTTGAAAAAGAAACCACTGAATTGTTACGTATTTTTGAAAATGCAGTAGATACCGTCGTCGAACAAGAATCGAACCTAATTTCTGACACGGAGTCGAAGGACCAAAACGTTGAGAATGCAAATGTTACCGTCGCGCAAAGCGATGTTCCAGAGGGACAGAACGAAGTGGAGGAAGGATTGATCGGTACAATATCATGCTTTCCAGAAGTGTTCGATAATTTTGAAGTCAGTGCATCGTGTCCCGAAATCGACAGCGATGCGGATGCAAGTAAAAAAGTTAATCTGTATCAAGCCAGTGCCGCGTGGAGAGCTGCGGCTGGGGTAGCTCTGTGTAgtccgaagtttcgcattcaattGTCCACGCACCCTGTTTCACAGAAGTCTTTACAACTTTTTAAAACGTTAGCCATTCATATTTCGACGGATAGTATTGCAGGTATGTTTATAAGGATGCGCAGAAGAGATTACACCAGATATAAAAGTATCtggatttacatttatatacttttatatttaTCTTCTTTTAGACACCAAATCAGCGCATAGACTCTTCGAGGCTTTGCTCACGTGCTGTTTAACATCCCCGTTGTGTAAGTAGATTTTATATAACGAACGTGAATCATAGACATTCTGTTCCACGGACTCTTTCGCTGCGAACAGCTGCGGATTAAAATCCTAATAAGCCACGCGAATTCGTTTGCCGTGAAAACAGTTCATAGAATGTCTGACACCAGTAAACATCTTGAGGTATCTTCTATTGTCGGTGAAGTGTACTTTCAATATAGGTGATTGCGACGTAATCATGGAACTGGGAAAAGCCCTGATGGACGCGGGCATAAAATTGGGTCGCGGACTGGCAGTTATCGTGGAAGTCTTGCTCAAAGTCTCTATGTTAAGACCGGCTCAAGAGGAAACTTTACCACAGTATTCTCGACCTAGAGTAAGCTTTATTGTATTTTTGCATTTACGCGAGCTAAATTTTGATGCCACTCCTTATTGTAGCTACCAACAATGACGTTAGATGCAATGCCTGACTGTGCCGTCGATGACAGTAGTACAGGAGAATACGTGACAGCTGACGATGGTTACGAGGCAGACGTAGAAGTAACAGGGCGAAATCCATATTGTAATACCGTAAAAAAGAGTAATTCTCTGGGACCAGTGGTTGAGCCCAGGGGCCACGCGAATGCGCATCCAGCATTATGCTCGTTAGCAGTCGATTTGTTAATTCATTTCAGTGAACAGTGAGTACTTATTGCAAAATATGATCGTTACATAAAAGAACTGTCATCTTTAAGTGATTTTTCTTGCAGAGGTTTGAATGCTGGGAAAAGTCCCATTATAACTGCTGGTTTAAGAAAAGTTGCAGTCACGTGCAGAGAAAGCGCCTCTAGTTGTGCCGCACTCGCAGGCTCTGGTGTAATTGCAAAAATGTTGAATGGTTTCAGAGATATATTCACCAGCACGGATACTCAACATCAAGGTATTTCCTAATACAAATTATATCTATAATGTTATTTATTAAATCTCTTTTATAATATTACTTAATAAAATATTCCAGATTTGCAACACGCAGTGCTAGAAGTGTTCACTTTGCTAGCGACACAATCCATTTCGCCGTCAGAGCTAGTCACGTACTTATCTTTATTCAAAGTCGAGGCGCCTCCGCTTCTACCATTGTTGGAGCCACTTTTTCATCTAGTTCTGGCTGCACGTCCGCAACCAAATTTTATCATATCGTTTCCCGTGTTTTCTGACGCGAGATTGCTATCGAAAACTCAATCGGAAGACTATAAGAATTTAGAGAAGGCTGAgaatcttgtaaataattttcggAGGAGACATCTTGCATCGGGCATATGCAGTCCCTGGTCTGTTCATGCAATGTGTCTACCAGTTGGTGCCGAATTGACCTGGCCAGTTTGGTTGCACGGTTGTTCCGTCTCCATGTGGTTAAGAGTTGAGAGAGGATTACCTGTCAGTGGCAAAGGAACAACAATTAATACGTCACCATTACTTGATTCAGACAGCGAAAGCTTGTCGGACTGGGGAATTTTGTCTGACAATTGGAGTCGGGAAGGTTGGTTTTTACGATGTTGAATATGGAACTAACAAATAATGGTGCATGCGTGTTTTAAACACTTCCTTCGAAATTTGTATAAATTTTAATTCGATAGTCGTTGCGGGTTTATCGTAAATCTAGCAATAAGTTGATTGTTTTTTATTCAACGCATGCTCTGCAAATTATCGTGGAAAGACCAATCGATGTCTGATCTTTTCTTGGGTACATCAGTCGTAGCAGGTTCAACATCTCCGCCTACACCAACATCGATtattcatttgatgtctatCGGATTTGAGTCTTTGGTGCTTGAAACATGGTTGGATCTTAGATCGGGTACTTTTAATACAGATTTTTAATGCAAGTTATGCATATTCTTTATATGTACACTGTATTctgttattttttattttcatttcagATAAATTAATTTTACGACTAACTCGACCAGATGGAAAAACGAATCGAACAATCTCGGAAACATCCATAACGGGTATGCTTCCTTCTGGTCGGTGGCATCATTTAGCATTGAATTTCAAAGACACTGTCTTAAACAAACGTAGCGCTGTGGTAGAAGTGGTGTTATGGGTAGATGGTTGGAGAGAAATCAATGCCCAATTACCATTTGATGGTCTCTTAGTGAGAAAGCCTGGAACTACATGTGTTTTACTAGGGCAAGTTGGATCCAGTACAATCGGTGCCTGGTATCTTGGAAACTTAATGGTGTTTAGGTACCCATCTTTATTATGTGATGTTAAGCTTTCAGTTGCTTATCATATTATGCGTACCTATCGTTGAATATTAACTTACAGGTGTCCCGTATTTACGAGGGAGAGAGCATTGTATCTGGCAGGTCTTGGACCTAATTACACTAATCTTGCAGAATGTGTTTTGAATACGGAGAAGCCAGATTTTGCACCATTAATCGCATCTGGCGCACTGGAGGGTGTACGAGAGATACGATTTGGTAAGTATTACAAAACACGAGCCTTCTATCTTTACTTCGGAATAACTAATCGCACATGTTCATGCATAATGCAGAAGGAGGAAAATTCGATACAAGTCGGAGGAAGTCGTACGGCGGGACATACTTAAGGCACGCCGTTGAAACTAAAGTATCCGAAACGCAAATTGATTGGGACGCAGTTATGGATGCAACAAATTCTCATCTGGGCGAATTGCAAGATAATCTGCTACTTAATTACGAGGCCCAAAATCCTAACATTGTTCATTTATATCCGCAAGCTATCGCAAATCCTGCCGGTAGGTTTATCAGCTTGGAAATTTGCATTAGTCATTATATGATTAAGTTACTTTTCTCATAAAAATTATATGCTCGTCTTTTTTAGCTGTGGTAAGAAACTTGTTTCCAGGGCAACCCGGTTTTAGGGTTGTCTCTGCCCCAGAGCATAGAGTCTCACAGCAACCGCCTTTATCTGTGGCTCCGATACTTTCCGCTCGGTTAGAATGCCAACAGTACAGAGGCCTTGTACCAGCTGCCACTTTGGTGGGCGGCGTACCTATATTTCTATATCTATTCGCAAGAGTAAGCACAAGAGATTTAACATTGaaaattagaaataattgcgATGCCTGTTAAACGAATTTATTGCACACAGGTAGTCGAATTAAACTCTAATGAGGAAGAGCAAGCCCTGGCTCTTTCGATAGTTTTACATCTAATACGGAACGATTCTGAACTTTTAAATCAATATCGATCAGAAGGTGGAACATCTTTGATACTACGCGTATTAGAATCACCACGATGCCACGCAGGTAGACATATTCTGAAAGCAATGTTAGACGCAGCTTGTGATAGTTCTATCCTAATAAAAGATATCGGTAGCGGCAATCATTCGGTTTCGCACAATTGCGAAGCTGTCATCACGGACCCTGAATTGATCAAAGGCGCGCTGACCGCGTGGAGAACGTGGGCGAGACATGATACGTTAAACTTACTGCTACAAGCATTGTTATTATTGTTAAAAGATCAGCATTCGCAGCGTGAGTTTAACGCGTCTCAATTAAACCGAGTCGGAATCGTTGATACCGTCTTAACATTGTGTAAGGTAAGTTTACACATATTCCTCATAAATATTTCGTTTTATATACAATTAATGCACTATAGAATTAATTTGATTCTCATCACAGGAGCATTTTATGTACGAAGAATTGGGTGCTGTGCTTGATTCCTCGACGGGAACTGCGGTAGTTGAATTAATAAGGGCACTTATGGGGGCACCACCAGAATTTGCTCATTTAGTAGCCATTACCGATTATTTAGTTTTGGTTCACCAAGCATCGGAAACTTACATCACGCACTCGAGGCACAATATATATTTTCTATTGCCTCCTATCATAGAGAAAAAAGTTGCCAAAATTACTTCCACGGCAATTTCTAGCTCTTCGGACGAATCGATAGGAACTCTAGAGAATAGTAAACTAAGCAAAGGTTTAACAAACACGCAGGTTGGTGTTTGTATTGATACATAGTAAAAAAGTTAATAGAAAAGTTGTTCCATTTGATGGACGTTACATTTATAGATACAGAAAAATAGAATGCCTAAGAGAAAAGAACGTCGAAACGGGCCTACGCAAGATACAAGCGCTGGAGAAGATTCAGGAATCGCTGCTAGTGACGGATCTAATCCTGTAAGTAATGTAAGTATGGtacaaatttcattgttaaTTAACTATAATCTACGGTAAATTTTCGTTATTTTATTTAGGAAAAACATTCTACATGGACAGACGAAAGAAAAGCGTGTCAAGGATTAGTTTGCGAAGGACTTTTATTGCTACTTCGAGATGCAGTTAGAGTTTTGCCTGATAGCCAAATTGGTTCGGTATTGAAACACGTTTTAAGAGCTGAACTTTTACTTGTGTTGGCTAATAATCCCGACACTAGAGTTCGTACAGCATTAATTAAGGTACGATTGAACATACCAAAAAGTGAGATTCCATTTTCGTGGATTGTAACGTCAATCGATTCACAGGTCGTTCAAACATATTTACAACGCGCTAGCGACGAAGAAGTCAACAGATTTATAAAACAAAAGTACTTTATGCATTTGGCGAATCAGATAGCATTATATCCCGGTAGTGAATCATTAGTGGTTGCTTTAGAAAATCTGGCTTTACGGGGACCAACATTGGCCGCAATGCCTCCGTTAATGGCTATGATCGCAAAAGCAGCAGCTACTGAATCAAATGTAGCTAGACCAATAGTATCGTTTATCACCGACATAATCGCAAAGGTACAGTAATGCAATCAGCGTTTcgtttattatataatatttacgaattctgtttaatttcagaatGCTAATGCTTTGAGAATGCTTTTGGAACAAGGTTTAGTCGAATCACTGGTTCAAGCTCTAGTGGGAGCTGCTCATAGGGGTGGTTCTACGTCTCTTTATCGCGATATACACGTGCTACTTGTGGCCATTGCTACCAAATTTTTAGAGTCTCCAGGAAGTCATCAGATGCAAGCTGTCTTGGACTTGCATCTGATATTAAATCACATGGAATTGAAAGAAAAATCGTTATGTGTTAAAAACAGGATCTGTGTAACAGTTGTAAGGGAAGCACAGGTAGCACTCTTTGACGGAGAACTTGATGTGCTCACAGCCAAAGTCTCGAATCAGTCAGGTTTCCGATTACGTAGTACGGCATCATATTTAGCTTCGGCATCCCATATAACCTCAGGTAATACTTGTATAGAAAATAGATCttcaaataaaatatattgATTAGATTCTTCATACATATTGTTTTCTAGTTTTTACAACATCCACTGATCAAAGCGATCACGGGTCTCCATCATCCAGCTATACGAGTTTACATGCACCTTCTGATACAAGTTTACGCGAACCAGGCAAAGGGGAATTGCTTGATAGGTTTCGCATCATTTTAACGCGTGCTGTAGAATTTATAACAGCAGCGGATGAATCACCCTCAGGCAATGAATTGCAATTAACTAAAAGATTATTTTCGATTCTTTTACACGACCTCTGTAATCCGCTGGAAAAGAGAAATCATTGGAGCAGTGGATGGTCAACCAGACACGCTTTAAGAAAATACACAGCTAAGATAATGGTATGGTTACTCGGACCACATCAGAGTAATAATACAAGGATATTTGCTGTCAGATCATTAATGGAGGAACCAAAAGCTCGTGAGATCTTATCCTCTCTGCTAGAAGTTCATCCGCAAGTAAGTTTATAGATTAGTGAATATTCGTTCTAGATTCAAGTTATTTACACTTATCTCTTTTTCAATACATTTGTACTAGGTAGAACAAAAGTTTACTGTATTCCTTTGGGATCTTTTGCAAAGACGCGATGAAATTCCTAGCGCTGATGCAAGAATATGTGTCGAATTGAAGGAAGCTTTAAATATATGGGACTTAGCAAAAGGAATAGAACATGCTAGCCCTGGAATATGGAACGAAGAATTAGCATTGCTAAGACGAGAGTTAATGAGAGATCGAGATATATGGATTGATAATAATCTTCCAGCAATTCAAAGGTAATACTCAAGTTCAAAGATATAACTAAATTCAGCTTCGTATACaggaatttttttattgctGTTTACTTAAAAAATGCTTTTTTATTAGGATCGCTAATAGATTTGATGAACTTGCTAAGCAACTAACAAAAagtgcaatgaatataacacgtACAGTTGTAGAGGAGCAAAATCGTGAACGTAAAGTATTAATGGAAAGACTGAAACATTCAAGAGCGATGGAAGCTCAAGCAATTGCTAAATGGAGAGATTTAGCAAGACGGCTAACGCACGAGAGAGCCCCTTGGCACTTTCCAGAGAGTTATCCTAGAAGTTGGGAACTAGATCCAACAGAGGGGCCTGCCAGAGTTCGAATACGATTACAACGATGTCACTTAAATATTGATAAACGATTCTTTATGGCGGAACATCAAGACAAACTAGGTCCGATTGCTGTTCTATTATAAGTTACTTCCATTTAATTTAACAACATTATaacgcattttttttttaatattcagaTGCGATTAAAATTGAAGCTCCTTTATCTTACTTATTCAAGACTGATCGACAAGATGCAAATGCTACAGCGTTAATTGAGCGACTGCATACTAGTGAGAGAATACGTAAAATGTCTCAAGTTAAAGTGGTTACACCCAGAGCTGAACTAGCTGGTGAAGTTCTCATTGGTGAAACCTGTCTTTACTTTGTTCCTGATAATCCTGACGTCCCGTTACATACAGATGTatgatttctttctttttgaAACATTTTATCATTCCACGAATCTATTGTTGTATATTTAATTGGACACGTTAAAATTACAGATAGCTTTGGGTGGCTTGGATTTGGCTATGGTCGGTGGTACAGCGTGGCGACTTGATGATATTCGCGAATTGCATAGAAGGAGATATCAGTTACAAGAAAGAGCTATCGAAATATTCCTTATCACAGGACGAACTTATTTACTAGCATTTAATTCCTCAAAGGTACATATAACGTAAAAGAGGTATATCACTCAGAACATTTAAAACAATAATGTACAATTTACAGGAGAGAGACGAATTTGTAACAGAGTTATCTGCTTGTAATTTACCAAGACGAATACCCGGTGATGATTTAAGCGAAGCTATTTCGTTATGGCGAAGTGGCGCACTAACGAATTGGGAATACATCACTTGTTTAAATAAGTTGGCCGGTCGATCGTACAATGATTTAATGCAGTACCCTGTTTTTCCATTTGTATTGGCAAATTATACAAGTGAGAAAATCGATCTAAATGATCCAAAAATTTATCGGTAAATATAAAGAATAAATGAGAAAAGAGGTACAATTGAaaaaatagtaacgaaataATATTGTTTTAGAAACTTTAAACGCCCTATGGCTGTGCAGGATAAAAAGAATGAACAACATTATATAAACAATTACAACGTAAGTGATTTAATTGCTAGTTGATTTCTGCCTTAACTCGAAATATTGTCTATAATTGTATTTATAATTTTACCTAATAGTACCTTAAGCAAGCTTTGTCAGAAGGGTTAAACTTAATTGCCTTAAATCAAGAACCGTTTCATTACGGATCGCATTATAGTAATTCTGGAACAGTACTCCATTTTTTGGTACGATTACCGCCATTCACTAGTATGTTTTTATGTTATCAAGGTAAATTGAATATCTTTTTTCACAGATACACGAAAAATATTAGTAGTAATACTTGATTTTAAttcaatttacttttatttttaaagaCGACAATTTTGATATTCCCGATCGAACATTTCATGCATTGGCTACTACATGGAGATTGACTAGTTGCGATTCAACAACAGACGTGAAAGAATTAATTCCCGAATTCTTTTATTTGCCTGAATTTTTATTGAACTCTGAAGGTATAACAAACAATTAATTATATCTCGAAACTAGTGGTACTTcagtaaaaaaatattatatccaaaACAAATGTTTTTCAAGGTTTTAATTTTGGAGTTCGACAAAATGGCAATCGAGTAGGAGATGTCGAATTACCAAAATGGTGCGGAGGTGATGCGCGACTTTTTATTCTCGCACAtagagcagcattagaaacagATCATGTCAGAGAAGTTTTACCCTATTGGATTGATCTAGTATTTGGGTTCAGACAAACTGGTAGACCAGCAGT from Xylocopa sonorina isolate GNS202 chromosome 2, iyXylSono1_principal, whole genome shotgun sequence harbors:
- the Mv gene encoding lysosomal-trafficking regulator mauve isoform X3 → MLCDRVTRCGSDPRRIPEDTFYPWFSFDEFMSYEEDTRLRTEDGDEDDEKEYEDRVGMSSALTNKLQILWDHFIHAEPQSYEKSSWLDIFLAELLAQVKEGRDIKDVLSFCSVGGGGVSTLIACELLSDVHELCAKRIDGDELVELKKYLAQDRGWRCLAVLQLLGVRGLSCGRELVALLVALYPVALQEGTSNKTAPASSNGSANSTAIAAVRNPYVKFYCNDDTVDTVDIVPHVKRKAARSNRNVVSHEGNVPSRRRTSHRYSIGAKVPVHHKQRSFGVLEARRNTPESASSESELLTDGVDQARSLTLKIRLNPMDFEYFTSVVRSDEEQKWQAALYELPVRPAKKTPRDYVDERIKDVLDAKISNFETSLLIIQLLQGLRDYDTPAEQTPAVQVLKFALDTLWSLQFGIDGTGLTGTECATLKAAAARLMLTALERVLRANEPTTAVIHNGLLPMTLRLLEDACSKPVNVLSPEEGSLLQEYIFATIYGIITFLYCLLHQQGTVIEKLSDFLELFQLFTESQDGKLVERTIFAIVDLPSVDPARSVSRAKKVIDMIGALTSGLKSVRHDISHAAHCNRSKHKSCVNNIQIHHHSDVFGIPYTQPIVGIVTKQACCISSLFMTLTNLLKDSHPFASELQIRLIKVSMAAGTCCCFPPKMLMTSIIALLKRHDPTTYAPVVAFLERIFFKELGAYMESDVCTTCDRSTTFPWDFLEMYADLLAPDDPKLCYAIMAHLLKIGSCSKFHVRRELLLKVFYPTFLKAKTYYAADKGNVTAKFLIQSCLSAMSSLVVNTQICDGFTEINGLEEALTLLSDTAFTRNVYALLEITVIIEIWKTSLVECDSIESEKSSLKSLFHSLEKETTELLRIFENAVDTVVEQESNLISDTESKDQNVENANVTVAQSDVPEGQNEVEEGLIGTISCFPEVFDNFEVSASCPEIDSDADASKKVNLYQASAAWRAAAGVALCSPKFRIQLSTHPVSQKSLQLFKTLAIHISTDSIADTKSAHRLFEALLTCCLTSPLCDCDVIMELGKALMDAGIKLGRGLAVIVEVLLKVSMLRPAQEETLPQYSRPRLPTMTLDAMPDCAVDDSSTGEYVTADDGYEADVEVTGRNPYCNTVKKSNSLGPVVEPRGHANAHPALCSLAVDLLIHFSEQGLNAGKSPIITAGLRKVAVTCRESASSCAALAGSGVIAKMLNGFRDIFTSTDTQHQDLQHAVLEVFTLLATQSISPSELVTYLSLFKVEAPPLLPLLEPLFHLVLAARPQPNFIISFPVFSDARLLSKTQSEDYKNLEKAENLVNNFRRRHLASGICSPWSVHAMCLPVGAELTWPVWLHGCSVSMWLRVERGLPVSGKGTTINTSPLLDSDSESLSDWGILSDNWSREDQSMSDLFLGTSVVAGSTSPPTPTSIIHLMSIGFESLVLETWLDLRSDKLILRLTRPDGKTNRTISETSITGMLPSGRWHHLALNFKDTVLNKRSAVVEVVLWVDGWREINAQLPFDGLLVRKPGTTCVLLGQVGSSTIGAWYLGNLMVFRCPVFTRERALYLAGLGPNYTNLAECVLNTEKPDFAPLIASGALEGVREIRFEGGKFDTSRRKSYGGTYLRHAVETKVSETQIDWDAVMDATNSHLGELQDNLLLNYEAQNPNIVHLYPQAIANPAAVVRNLFPGQPGFRVVSAPEHRVSQQPPLSVAPILSARLECQQYRGLVPAATLVGGVPIFLYLFARVVELNSNEEEQALALSIVLHLIRNDSELLNQYRSEGGTSLILRVLESPRCHAGRHILKAMLDAACDSSILIKDIGSGNHSVSHNCEAVITDPELIKGALTAWRTWARHDTLNLLLQALLLLLKDQHSQREFNASQLNRVGIVDTVLTLCKEHFMYEELGAVLDSSTGTAVVELIRALMGAPPEFAHLVAITDYLVLVHQASETYITHSRHNIYFLLPPIIEKKVAKITSTAISSSSDESIGTLENSKLSKGLTNTQIQKNRMPKRKERRNGPTQDTSAGEDSGIAASDGSNPVSNEKHSTWTDERKACQGLVCEGLLLLLRDAVRVLPDSQIGSVLKHVLRAELLLVLANNPDTRVRTALIKVVQTYLQRASDEEVNRFIKQKYFMHLANQIALYPGSESLVVALENLALRGPTLAAMPPLMAMIAKAAATESNVARPIVSFITDIIAKNANALRMLLEQGLVESLVQALVGAAHRGGSTSLYRDIHVLLVAIATKFLESPGSHQMQAVLDLHLILNHMELKEKSLCVKNRICVTVVREAQVALFDGELDVLTAKVSNQSGFRLRSTASYLASASHITSVFTTSTDQSDHGSPSSSYTSLHAPSDTSLREPGKGELLDRFRIILTRAVEFITAADESPSGNELQLTKRLFSILLHDLCNPLEKRNHWSSGWSTRHALRKYTAKIMVWLLGPHQSNNTRIFAVRSLMEEPKAREILSSLLEVHPQVEQKFTVFLWDLLQRRDEIPSADARICVELKEALNIWDLAKGIEHASPGIWNEELALLRRELMRDRDIWIDNNLPAIQRIANRFDELAKQLTKSAMNITRTVVEEQNRERKVLMERLKHSRAMEAQAIAKWRDLARRLTHERAPWHFPESYPRSWELDPTEGPARVRIRLQRCHLNIDKRFFMAEHQDKLDAIKIEAPLSYLFKTDRQDANATALIERLHTSERIRKMSQVKVVTPRAELAGEVLIGETCLYFVPDNPDVPLHTDIALGGLDLAMVGGTAWRLDDIRELHRRRYQLQERAIEIFLITGRTYLLAFNSSKERDEFVTELSACNLPRRIPGDDLSEAISLWRSGALTNWEYITCLNKLAGRSYNDLMQYPVFPFVLANYTSEKIDLNDPKIYRNFKRPMAVQDKKNEQHYINNYNYLKQALSEGLNLIALNQEPFHYGSHYSNSGTVLHFLVRLPPFTSMFLCYQDDNFDIPDRTFHALATTWRLTSCDSTTDVKELIPEFFYLPEFLLNSEGFNFGVRQNGNRVGDVELPKWCGGDARLFILAHRAALETDHVREVLPYWIDLVFGFRQTGRPAVEAINVFHPATYYGFNVEQIADPLERQAWETMVRTYGQTPAQLFRVAHPLPIQNLGNTGVHSLVPQVIEGVNGIKWGNYVGAPGNEPVLCWKHKHRAPLTSLVPLMTGDVFGLPSYTTLLLGYTKEKGISMLGGTSVLGAALVSWGGTDGIARLKCKKEQPPRPLIKSSGLDPITILGSTPDCGQLWAGHLSGKITVHTYAVVTSKIDFSSTQSSVLLAHRNRVTTISLSRAFSIAVTGDASGVIVIWDLNSLTYVRSIFCDQSNPIRLLSISETLGDIAVTYEIPNTSDNTSSSQSELKVFTINARAVGSVLSRKKITALCYSNAPEGVSVNVIATGLDNGVIRLWSSWDLRLVREIINGIKGCGAVIAIAWALDQHHFYAVTDEFTVLIWEGSKRLSNGTPKFVNLTSL